In Saccharolobus solfataricus, a genomic segment contains:
- a CDS encoding FmdE family protein has protein sequence MEAKVSDPRAEILERVKKGDLLSLLIKAAELHGHYCIGLSTGVLASYIALKKLELQQNVTEVESHVKPNLIAMVENNLCFADGVQMITGATLGNNTLIFRDTGKQSVTVIDKETKRAVRVTMIDNPHKYLSVSNDPKFAKYFEKFASKREKFDENELKEFRELMTRASLELLSIPTEKLFKVEEWKLGELKQEMKTPPIRHVRCEKCNELVLESKGKYVNGKFYCLDCLDESVPTVIGRGIANLRLNDILER, from the coding sequence ATGGAAGCTAAAGTAAGTGATCCTAGAGCAGAAATATTGGAAAGAGTTAAGAAGGGAGATCTCCTATCATTACTTATAAAGGCGGCTGAACTACATGGACACTATTGTATAGGTCTTTCCACTGGCGTTTTAGCGTCTTATATCGCGTTAAAGAAGCTAGAACTACAACAAAATGTAACTGAAGTTGAATCTCACGTAAAGCCAAATTTAATAGCTATGGTAGAGAATAACTTGTGCTTTGCCGATGGCGTTCAAATGATTACGGGGGCTACATTAGGAAATAATACATTGATATTTAGAGATACCGGCAAACAATCAGTTACAGTTATAGATAAGGAAACTAAAAGAGCTGTTAGGGTCACAATGATTGATAATCCTCATAAATACTTAAGCGTTAGTAATGACCCTAAGTTTGCGAAATATTTTGAGAAATTTGCATCTAAAAGAGAAAAATTTGATGAAAACGAGCTAAAGGAATTTAGGGAGTTAATGACTAGAGCTAGTTTAGAACTTTTAAGTATTCCCACCGAGAAGTTATTTAAAGTTGAAGAATGGAAACTAGGGGAGCTAAAGCAGGAAATGAAGACTCCTCCAATTAGACATGTCAGATGTGAGAAATGTAATGAATTAGTATTGGAAAGTAAAGGTAAATATGTTAATGGTAAATTCTACTGCCTAGATTGCTTAGATGAGAGCGTTCCTACTGTAATAGGAAGAGGAATAGCTAATTTAAGATTAAATGATATACTAGAAAGATGA
- a CDS encoding nickel-dependent hydrogenase large subunit produces the protein MFLIDVVNKKYQEYINFEEVLKRFSPITGSSYKECFRWSKKYTEVYAIFGGQWPHGSAIIPGGVTSYPLPNEVQKAISILIDIRKNYLEKVVLGGPVEQFLSTVKSYKDLLQWVEDYKDGDLSKIVEFGLEANWHKLGYGAGIMLSYGHLPSEEYVGSPSRKYFKPGIFLVKEKEYKEFDQNNILEFVTTSYYTYSKGDEIGLHPFDGETNPSLTDNSKKYSLTKCFRYRMDGNLLAPEVGALAMLTVSGNPLILDIMDKIGPSVLSRVIARLVRVITYNELMINELKDYDFWKPTYKKPREVNEGKGFGLVEAPRGALGHWIVVKNGKIFNYQMVTPTQINMSPEDPKGNKSHLALALIGTEVSDINNPIEVYHVVRSHDPCMVCNVHMLKLI, from the coding sequence ATGTTCCTAATCGACGTTGTAAATAAGAAGTATCAAGAATATATTAACTTTGAAGAGGTATTGAAGAGATTTTCCCCAATCACTGGCTCATCCTATAAGGAATGTTTTAGATGGTCTAAGAAGTACACTGAGGTTTACGCGATTTTCGGTGGACAGTGGCCTCATGGTTCAGCAATCATTCCAGGAGGGGTTACTTCATATCCTTTACCAAATGAAGTACAGAAGGCTATTTCAATCCTCATTGATATTAGGAAGAATTATTTAGAGAAGGTAGTACTAGGAGGTCCAGTAGAACAATTCTTAAGCACTGTGAAATCCTACAAGGATTTACTCCAGTGGGTAGAAGACTATAAGGATGGTGATCTATCAAAGATTGTTGAGTTTGGTTTAGAGGCTAATTGGCATAAATTAGGATATGGAGCTGGGATTATGCTAAGTTATGGTCATTTACCATCTGAGGAATATGTGGGAAGTCCTTCAAGGAAGTATTTTAAGCCTGGAATATTCTTAGTCAAGGAAAAAGAGTATAAAGAATTCGACCAAAATAATATACTCGAGTTCGTCACTACTTCATATTACACCTATAGTAAGGGAGACGAAATAGGTTTACATCCATTTGATGGAGAGACCAATCCTAGTCTTACAGACAATAGTAAGAAGTATTCGTTAACTAAATGTTTTAGGTATAGGATGGACGGAAATCTCCTAGCTCCAGAAGTAGGTGCTTTAGCCATGCTAACTGTTTCTGGCAATCCCTTAATTCTGGATATTATGGATAAGATTGGACCTAGTGTGCTTTCAAGAGTTATTGCCAGATTGGTTAGAGTAATAACTTACAATGAGCTAATGATTAACGAATTAAAGGATTATGATTTTTGGAAACCAACCTATAAGAAGCCCAGAGAGGTTAATGAAGGAAAGGGGTTTGGATTAGTTGAGGCACCTAGGGGTGCTTTAGGTCATTGGATAGTGGTTAAGAATGGTAAGATATTCAATTATCAAATGGTAACTCCAACACAAATTAACATGAGTCCAGAGGATCCTAAAGGAAATAAGAGTCATTTAGCCTTGGCCTTAATTGGCACTGAGGTTTCAGATATTAATAACCCAATAGAAGTTTATCACGTGGTTAGATCTCACGATCCTTGCATGGTATGTAATGTCCATATGCTAAAACTTATTTAA
- the hypF gene encoding carbamoyltransferase HypF gives MRTYAYRIIVSGIVQGVGFRPFIYRIAHKANVKGYVKNMGGSEVEIRIEGSSNELGEFLRLLLSELPPVAKIENIKIEETEPNLFPDFKILPSGDEIREPSIIPPDFSICDECLKEVLNPKDRRYKYPFNSCAYCGPRYSMMYKLPYDRENTSMIDFPLCDECKSEYYDPSNERKFDAQGISCPRCGPRLYLEGIDGDNVEGDPLMTSAKLIEEGYIIAVKGIGGFHIAADPFNDDVVIKLRERKNRPQQPFAVMALDLLTIEKYTYVNELEKELLKSPQRPIVLLRKKEPYELSKYLSPDLDREGFFLFYTALHYLLLDYVKNHVLIMTSGNKHGYPMCTDEKCIREKLKGVVDYILYHNRKIVNRVDDSVLRVSANRIMFLRRSRGYAPMWIKLKRKVKEPIVAVGAELQNVGAIAFDDKVVLTQYIGDTDELETLNELDKYLSLLISWYNIKPKLVISDKNPAYQSTYLASKIAERFSAELVQVQHHYAHVLSVAADYGFEEGVGIVIDGIGYGDDSNGWGGEIIKFNGKNYERKYHLKYVPYVGGDINAIRPERMLALILSTFMSWDEIRSIVKLDERELNILEKVVKKSTLFTSSTGRVLDAVSAFLGICKYRTYEGEPAIKLEASARGGKVLDLEIGIVDGEINTIKIFEWLLENRDKRINDLAMSVQYRLGEALVKAALKLNPERIFISGGAAVNEYILRGIIENSQGIEILTPRRVPAGDGGIALGQAYHATFY, from the coding sequence ATGAGAACTTATGCTTACAGAATAATTGTAAGCGGAATAGTGCAAGGAGTTGGATTTAGACCATTCATTTATAGAATTGCTCATAAAGCTAACGTAAAAGGTTACGTGAAGAACATGGGTGGGAGTGAAGTTGAGATACGGATAGAGGGAAGTAGTAATGAGCTAGGTGAATTTTTGAGACTATTATTATCAGAACTTCCTCCAGTAGCTAAAATAGAGAACATCAAAATAGAAGAGACGGAACCTAACTTATTTCCCGACTTTAAAATATTACCTAGTGGTGATGAAATAAGAGAACCTAGTATAATTCCTCCAGATTTTTCAATTTGTGATGAGTGTTTAAAGGAAGTTTTGAATCCTAAAGATAGGAGATATAAGTATCCTTTTAATAGTTGTGCATACTGTGGTCCAAGGTATTCCATGATGTACAAATTACCTTATGATAGGGAAAATACATCCATGATAGATTTTCCACTTTGTGATGAATGTAAATCTGAGTATTACGACCCATCCAACGAGAGGAAATTTGATGCTCAAGGTATAAGTTGTCCTAGATGCGGTCCGAGATTATATCTTGAAGGCATTGATGGAGATAATGTGGAAGGAGATCCATTAATGACGTCAGCTAAACTCATAGAAGAGGGCTACATAATAGCTGTTAAAGGTATAGGCGGATTTCACATAGCAGCAGATCCCTTTAATGATGATGTAGTAATTAAACTACGGGAAAGGAAAAATCGACCTCAACAACCATTTGCAGTAATGGCATTAGATTTACTTACTATAGAGAAGTACACATATGTAAACGAATTGGAGAAAGAACTTTTAAAATCTCCCCAGAGACCGATAGTCCTTCTCAGGAAAAAAGAGCCCTATGAATTGTCTAAATACTTATCCCCAGACTTAGATAGAGAAGGTTTCTTTCTATTTTATACTGCTCTTCATTACTTATTACTTGATTATGTCAAAAATCATGTATTAATCATGACAAGTGGAAACAAGCACGGATATCCAATGTGTACAGACGAGAAGTGTATTAGAGAGAAGTTGAAAGGTGTTGTAGATTACATTCTTTATCATAATAGGAAAATCGTAAATAGGGTTGATGATAGTGTATTAAGAGTATCTGCCAATAGAATCATGTTCCTAAGGAGAAGTAGGGGATACGCGCCTATGTGGATAAAATTAAAGAGGAAAGTTAAGGAACCAATAGTTGCTGTTGGGGCAGAATTGCAAAACGTGGGCGCAATAGCCTTTGATGATAAGGTAGTGTTAACGCAGTATATAGGGGATACTGACGAGTTAGAAACTCTAAATGAACTTGATAAATATTTGAGCCTATTGATCTCATGGTATAATATAAAGCCCAAATTGGTGATTTCCGATAAGAACCCCGCATATCAGAGCACCTACTTAGCGAGTAAGATTGCAGAGAGATTCTCAGCAGAGTTAGTCCAGGTTCAACACCATTATGCCCATGTCTTAAGTGTCGCAGCTGATTATGGTTTTGAGGAGGGCGTTGGTATTGTAATTGATGGTATAGGTTATGGCGATGATAGTAATGGATGGGGTGGCGAGATTATAAAATTTAATGGTAAAAATTACGAGAGGAAATATCACTTAAAATACGTTCCCTATGTTGGGGGTGATATTAATGCAATAAGACCAGAGAGAATGTTAGCCTTAATCCTATCAACCTTCATGAGTTGGGACGAGATTAGGAGTATTGTAAAATTAGATGAAAGGGAGTTAAACATATTGGAGAAAGTAGTTAAAAAGAGTACATTATTTACGTCCAGTACTGGAAGGGTTCTTGACGCAGTCTCAGCGTTCCTAGGAATATGTAAATATAGAACTTATGAGGGAGAACCTGCAATAAAACTGGAAGCATCAGCCAGAGGTGGTAAGGTTTTGGATTTAGAGATAGGTATAGTTGATGGGGAGATAAATACTATAAAAATTTTCGAATGGTTACTAGAAAATAGGGATAAGAGGATAAATGATTTAGCAATGTCAGTCCAATATAGGCTTGGAGAGGCCTTAGTAAAGGCAGCGTTAAAATTAAACCCAGAAAGGATCTTCATATCAGGTGGTGCTGCTGTAAATGAGTATATACTGAGGGGGATTATAGAGAACTCACAAGGAATCGAGATATTAACTCCTAGGAGAGTTCCTGCTGGCGATGGGGGAATTGCTCTAGGTCAAGCATATCATGCTACATTCTACTAA
- a CDS encoding carbon monoxide dehydrogenase accessory protein CooC, giving the protein MKIAISGKGGSGKTTIAGVMARILSQRGYKVLAIDADDNPNLGLTLGLPVEKLYDFNPIPTRLLVKEEEELRLILPPDEIVRKYAIECPYNIKLLIMAKIEKAGVGCACGSHATIRELVKHLTTKKGEAIIIDMEPGLEIMGRATPRYSDRLLIVVEPYYKSVQTAIKLFNLAKDLGMKKIYTVLNKVRNESEISLFESVLSRNDIPVIGKIPYDQDVVEADKLGKSIMDYNLNSKAVRAVEEIVSKLTMEDIGE; this is encoded by the coding sequence ATGAAGATAGCTATATCGGGTAAAGGGGGATCAGGAAAGACCACAATAGCAGGAGTAATGGCTAGAATACTATCACAAAGGGGTTACAAGGTTTTAGCAATTGATGCCGATGATAATCCCAATTTAGGATTAACACTAGGTTTACCAGTAGAGAAATTATACGATTTTAATCCTATTCCTACAAGGTTACTAGTGAAAGAGGAAGAGGAACTAAGGCTAATTCTTCCTCCGGATGAAATAGTAAGGAAATACGCTATCGAGTGTCCTTATAATATTAAATTACTTATAATGGCCAAAATTGAGAAAGCTGGAGTAGGCTGTGCTTGTGGTTCTCACGCTACCATAAGGGAATTAGTTAAACATTTGACAACCAAAAAAGGTGAGGCAATAATTATCGATATGGAACCGGGATTAGAGATAATGGGGAGGGCAACTCCGAGGTATAGTGATAGATTACTAATAGTTGTTGAACCTTATTATAAATCTGTACAAACCGCTATTAAGTTATTTAATTTGGCAAAAGATCTAGGAATGAAGAAAATATATACGGTGCTTAACAAAGTAAGAAATGAGAGCGAAATCTCATTATTTGAGTCAGTTTTATCTAGAAACGATATTCCAGTAATTGGTAAAATACCATACGATCAAGATGTAGTGGAAGCGGACAAATTAGGTAAGTCAATTATGGATTATAATTTGAATAGCAAGGCTGTAAGAGCTGTGGAGGAGATAGTGAGTAAGTTAACAATGGAGGATATAGGTGAATGA
- a CDS encoding winged helix-turn-helix transcriptional regulator: protein MTECCIKEDQDLCVLYSSKLLELIMKKYTYSILVLLDKYGKLRFNELQRKISGLTQRSLSIRLKELEKAKLVKRVVETTEPVKVYYVITTEGKAVKNAIQILVSLVNLLDNSNKDEYLC, encoded by the coding sequence ATGACTGAATGTTGTATAAAGGAAGATCAAGATTTATGTGTTTTGTATTCATCGAAGCTTTTAGAGTTAATAATGAAAAAATACACTTACTCTATCTTAGTACTTCTAGACAAATACGGTAAATTGAGATTTAATGAATTGCAAAGGAAGATTTCTGGTTTAACGCAGAGATCACTTTCCATAAGGCTTAAGGAGTTGGAAAAGGCGAAATTAGTAAAAAGAGTAGTTGAGACAACGGAACCTGTGAAGGTATATTATGTGATAACTACGGAAGGTAAGGCAGTTAAGAATGCAATACAGATTTTGGTTAGCTTGGTTAACCTTTTGGATAACAGTAATAAGGATGAATATTTATGCTGA
- a CDS encoding nickel-dependent hydrogenase large subunit, which produces MSLVSRKIKEIMEKIGGKWPHVDYLKGEKIVKITKGELRDITSFMESELLGMSIEDFLNVKRLEELSGDLKLMVEKSIDSLNWNFGLRNYLVVGFPFKNTEFDCNYIKDEGLEVSYKGKKVEVGPLAQALTFDKLVKSYFNKYGPSPLLREISRIKVAVKLISEINDLDISSERFSISDGNYVSFAESIRGSLIHQYEISNGKISNYRITQPTTFIASPGGALESAVIGLPIKSAKDPVELALAVSSLDTCFVTRVRVFENEKLVTTKRIGGFC; this is translated from the coding sequence GTGAGTTTAGTATCTAGAAAAATAAAAGAGATTATGGAGAAAATTGGAGGAAAGTGGCCTCATGTGGATTATTTAAAAGGTGAGAAAATTGTGAAAATTACAAAAGGAGAACTAAGAGATATAACAAGTTTTATGGAAAGTGAGTTACTTGGAATGTCAATAGAGGACTTTCTTAACGTAAAAAGGTTGGAGGAATTATCTGGTGATCTAAAACTAATGGTGGAGAAAAGTATTGATTCGTTGAACTGGAATTTCGGGTTAAGGAATTATCTAGTAGTTGGATTTCCTTTTAAAAATACTGAATTTGATTGCAATTACATTAAGGATGAGGGACTAGAGGTAAGTTATAAGGGTAAAAAGGTTGAAGTTGGACCATTGGCTCAAGCTTTAACTTTTGATAAATTAGTCAAAAGCTATTTTAATAAATATGGTCCTTCACCACTACTTAGGGAAATATCTAGGATTAAAGTTGCTGTGAAACTAATAAGCGAGATTAACGATTTAGATATAAGTAGTGAAAGATTTTCGATTTCAGATGGCAATTACGTTTCTTTTGCCGAGTCAATCAGAGGTTCTCTAATTCATCAGTATGAAATAAGTAATGGTAAAATTTCGAATTATAGGATAACGCAACCAACTACATTTATAGCTTCACCGGGTGGTGCATTGGAAAGCGCGGTAATTGGATTACCGATTAAGAGTGCTAAAGACCCAGTTGAATTAGCGTTGGCAGTATCATCCTTGGATACGTGCTTCGTAACTAGGGTGAGGGTATTTGAGAACGAGAAGCTTGTAACTACAAAAAGGATAGGAGGTTTCTGTTAG
- a CDS encoding IS1-like element ISC1173a family transposase has product MNLVTLAQLILMILRNLNLKPRKYELKDIALALAAYSLGVQITKTGIPPSTLYYYLRKVGIRRRRESRPTCPSCNSNRVVKNGSSRGKAKYKCKACGKTFYDVTSHRMDREQRERILKEYLNRMSMRAISRVEGKPLTTVYSLVRRIGIRAFTNLTILKGELKNFTAKSTVFDEFWTYFRVRHGVMREDLWIWTALADGVPFYEFGDRSYGTFRYLLGWLPRSEVNYTDYYCVYQVLDNRVAGKKYTYLVESHNSWCRSHLARLARDTKAVTRSGRMTEYSLALLNVMYPHVFSRERTPLNEAYLKGVQYIRENLI; this is encoded by the coding sequence ATGAACCTCGTAACCCTCGCACAATTAATACTTATGATTCTAAGAAATTTAAATCTTAAGCCGAGAAAGTACGAGCTAAAGGATATTGCATTAGCATTAGCAGCCTACTCCTTGGGAGTTCAAATCACGAAAACGGGAATCCCACCATCAACCCTATACTACTATTTGAGGAAAGTAGGGATAAGGAGGAGAAGAGAAAGCAGACCAACATGCCCATCATGTAACTCTAACAGAGTAGTGAAGAACGGCTCATCTAGAGGGAAAGCAAAATACAAGTGTAAAGCATGTGGAAAGACGTTTTACGACGTCACAAGTCATAGAATGGATAGGGAACAGAGGGAGAGAATCTTAAAGGAGTACTTGAACAGGATGAGCATGAGGGCAATATCAAGAGTTGAAGGTAAACCATTGACTACTGTTTACAGCCTAGTGAGGAGGATTGGGATAAGGGCCTTTACGAATCTAACGATCTTGAAGGGTGAGCTCAAGAATTTCACAGCTAAGTCTACGGTGTTTGACGAGTTCTGGACTTATTTCCGTGTTAGGCATGGGGTGATGAGGGAGGATTTGTGGATTTGGACTGCTCTTGCTGATGGTGTGCCTTTCTATGAGTTTGGGGATAGGAGTTATGGGACTTTTCGTTATCTCTTGGGTTGGTTACCTAGGAGTGAGGTAAACTATACTGACTACTATTGTGTTTATCAAGTTCTCGATAATCGTGTAGCGGGTAAGAAGTATACTTATCTTGTGGAGAGCCATAATTCTTGGTGTAGGTCTCATTTGGCGAGGCTGGCTAGGGATACTAAAGCTGTTACTAGGAGTGGGAGGATGACGGAGTACAGTTTGGCCTTGTTGAATGTAATGTACCCTCACGTATTCTCAAGGGAGAGAACTCCCTTAAATGAGGCATACTTGAAGGGAGTACAGTATATTAGAGAAAACTTGATATAA
- a CDS encoding hydrogenase produces MKTVLWLQGGACGGNTLSFLNAESPDVLEFFSMYHAKLLWHPSLSLESGEKVKELLKDIISGKINLDIFIFEGTVVLGPNGSGGFNMFAGRPMKDWVREVANVSNYVVAVGDCASFGGIPASDPNPTESTGLQFYKKEKGGFLGKNFKTRKGLPVINISGCPAHPEWITTTLSLILNDKLTEDDLDEYQRLKIIYGTTTQFGCPRNLYFTYKVALKEFGHREGCLYFELGCRGSYTKSPCNIILWNNQSSKTRVGTPCFGCTEFDFPTFNFFSTEKNRSGIPKKLPLGVSRGAYTTLSAIARGSAPNFLVKPLHSKKDEKVDWLD; encoded by the coding sequence ATGAAGACAGTATTATGGCTTCAAGGTGGAGCCTGCGGTGGAAATACATTATCATTTCTTAATGCTGAGAGTCCAGACGTGTTAGAGTTCTTTTCCATGTATCATGCAAAATTATTATGGCATCCATCACTTTCCTTAGAATCCGGTGAGAAGGTTAAAGAACTATTAAAGGACATAATTAGCGGAAAAATTAACCTCGACATTTTCATATTTGAGGGAACTGTAGTATTAGGACCAAACGGTAGTGGAGGGTTTAATATGTTTGCTGGAAGGCCAATGAAGGATTGGGTTCGTGAAGTAGCAAATGTCTCTAATTACGTTGTAGCAGTAGGGGATTGTGCAAGTTTTGGGGGTATACCAGCTTCAGATCCTAACCCAACTGAATCTACAGGCTTGCAGTTTTATAAAAAGGAAAAGGGTGGATTTCTCGGGAAAAATTTCAAGACGAGAAAGGGTCTTCCAGTGATTAACATTTCTGGTTGCCCCGCACATCCTGAGTGGATAACTACTACTTTGTCTTTAATCTTAAATGATAAACTAACTGAAGATGATCTAGATGAATATCAGAGGTTGAAGATAATTTACGGTACAACTACTCAGTTTGGCTGCCCTAGGAATTTATACTTTACTTATAAGGTTGCCCTCAAGGAATTTGGACATAGAGAGGGTTGCTTATATTTCGAGTTGGGCTGTAGGGGTTCTTACACTAAGAGTCCATGTAATATTATCTTATGGAATAATCAAAGTAGTAAAACTAGAGTTGGTACACCTTGTTTTGGTTGTACCGAATTTGATTTCCCAACCTTCAACTTCTTTAGTACGGAGAAAAATAGGAGTGGTATACCTAAGAAATTGCCTCTTGGTGTCAGTAGGGGTGCATATACTACGCTATCCGCAATTGCTAGAGGCTCTGCACCAAACTTCCTAGTAAAGCCACTTCATAGTAAGAAAGATGAAAAGGTAGATTGGCTTGACTAG
- a CDS encoding nickel-dependent hydrogenase large subunit, translated as MTSKIVSPFNRVEGDLDVEVKFKENKVVDAKIVSRLFRGLELILKGKSPLDSLVITPRVCGICGASHLYASTSALDMIFNAEVPRNAIRLRNVMSMAESCQKRS; from the coding sequence TTGACTAGTAAAATCGTCTCACCATTTAATAGAGTTGAAGGGGATTTAGATGTTGAAGTGAAGTTTAAGGAAAATAAAGTCGTAGATGCGAAGATTGTGTCTAGGCTATTTAGAGGATTGGAGCTTATTCTTAAAGGTAAAAGTCCGCTAGACTCACTTGTAATTACTCCAAGAGTATGTGGAATATGTGGAGCATCACATCTTTACGCGTCAACGTCAGCGTTGGATATGATATTTAACGCTGAAGTTCCAAGGAATGCGATAAGGCTAAGGAACGTTATGAGTATGGCAGAAAGTTGCCAAAAACGATCTTAG
- a CDS encoding ABC transporter substrate-binding protein, whose product MDKYEFRSYLSIIFIIIFSLSIISTSTSLIVHANNIQEYVIAWSDVGPPQPFTGYPFGPIFPVLTLMFDTLAWYSKNGIVPLLAESWNQLNSTTWIIKLRKGVMWQDGKPLTAEDVVFSINYTKYVNNNIIPIWWVNQWINLVKSVKAINNYTVEITFNTTIPTDVVLMKIFTNMFIIPKHIWENVSNPRSFTEAEAYIGTGPYKLVKYEPGVEYVFTANDNYFLGKPIVQTLILKVVPTTQLIEYMMMGEVDVALFSSYYDAKPLLGNPMFNYTEFGAGLAYVLVFNLNKYPFNMTDFRKAIAYAINYTAIYEKLGKAAAGWTSVGPNIVPPYSPYYNDSYSYNYSLDKAISILESLGYKYINGKLLDKNGNQLFVTLTVPDDPIAETISLIVAHDLENVGIGVTIKSIPSNLRTQILSEGNFEIMINIYGGLLSPYQWSFNVKGSVHYVPGYNSTKLLGIESKAFLSSYNERIKLLNEFQAIVANDVPIIVLFWPKFYWVYNSEVGIAGWFFDPKYEYGPPWILNKLVLIEGQQSMTNTTTLTTKGTTAIPSTSQSPSLSLIVPIIGVVIVIIGFIAWRYIFKR is encoded by the coding sequence ATGGATAAATACGAGTTTAGGTCATATCTTTCAATAATTTTTATCATAATATTTTCATTATCAATTATCTCAACTTCTACTAGCCTAATAGTTCACGCTAATAATATACAAGAATATGTTATAGCTTGGTCAGACGTGGGGCCTCCGCAACCTTTCACAGGATATCCATTTGGACCCATATTTCCAGTTTTAACATTAATGTTTGACACGCTCGCTTGGTATAGTAAAAATGGGATTGTTCCACTATTAGCTGAAAGTTGGAATCAGCTTAATAGTACTACATGGATCATAAAGTTGAGAAAGGGAGTTATGTGGCAAGATGGAAAGCCACTAACAGCCGAGGATGTAGTATTCTCCATTAACTATACTAAGTATGTTAATAATAACATTATACCTATTTGGTGGGTTAATCAATGGATCAATTTGGTTAAGAGCGTAAAGGCAATAAATAACTACACTGTGGAGATCACATTTAACACAACAATTCCTACCGATGTTGTATTAATGAAGATATTTACAAACATGTTTATAATACCAAAACATATATGGGAGAATGTAAGTAATCCTAGGAGCTTCACGGAGGCAGAAGCGTATATTGGTACTGGGCCGTATAAATTAGTGAAATACGAACCGGGAGTGGAATACGTATTTACAGCTAATGATAACTATTTTTTAGGTAAGCCAATTGTTCAAACTCTCATCCTAAAAGTTGTTCCAACAACCCAGCTAATCGAATATATGATGATGGGTGAAGTAGATGTAGCATTGTTCAGTAGTTATTACGATGCTAAACCGTTATTAGGAAATCCTATGTTTAACTATACCGAGTTTGGAGCAGGGTTAGCTTACGTATTAGTGTTTAACCTTAATAAGTACCCATTTAACATGACAGACTTTAGAAAGGCCATAGCATATGCTATAAATTACACTGCTATTTACGAGAAGCTTGGTAAAGCAGCTGCAGGTTGGACTAGTGTCGGTCCTAATATAGTGCCTCCATATTCCCCTTATTACAATGATAGTTATAGTTATAATTACAGCCTTGATAAAGCTATTTCAATACTAGAATCTCTGGGCTATAAATATATAAATGGAAAATTACTTGATAAAAATGGCAATCAATTATTTGTTACTCTTACAGTGCCAGATGACCCAATTGCTGAAACGATAAGTCTTATTGTCGCACACGATTTAGAGAACGTTGGAATTGGGGTAACGATTAAAAGCATACCATCTAATTTAAGAACTCAAATCTTGAGTGAGGGTAATTTTGAAATTATGATCAATATTTATGGAGGGCTACTTTCACCATACCAGTGGAGTTTTAACGTGAAGGGAAGTGTTCACTATGTCCCAGGGTATAACTCAACCAAGTTATTAGGTATTGAGTCAAAAGCCTTCTTATCAAGCTATAATGAGAGGATAAAACTTCTAAATGAATTTCAAGCTATAGTTGCAAATGATGTCCCAATAATAGTTCTATTCTGGCCTAAATTCTATTGGGTCTATAATAGTGAGGTAGGAATTGCTGGTTGGTTCTTTGATCCTAAATATGAGTATGGTCCACCTTGGATATTAAATAAACTGGTCTTAATTGAAGGTCAACAATCAATGACAAATACTACAACTCTAACGACAAAAGGAACTACAGCTATACCAAGTACCTCGCAATCACCTTCTTTATCCCTAATTGTTCCAATTATAGGAGTAGTTATCGTTATTATAGGTTTTATAGCTTGGAGGTATATCTTTAAGAGATGA